In the Drosophila takahashii strain IR98-3 E-12201 chromosome 3R, DtakHiC1v2, whole genome shotgun sequence genome, one interval contains:
- the AdamTS-A gene encoding A disintegrin and metalloproteinase with thrombospondin motifs 15 isoform X2: protein MAFVEVIKVVLKKRCEWWFYRYECSQKMSTHWRQHACLYACGIAFLLFMCIMFFHGMPSGYKVREEVDLPLGNHSLKEQHLAKVISIPPPAPAETFNTEKFGSDTLAEPNPPDGLEDLEEEEHSAFVTPTKVYNYSLSEGDLIYESKRNSDINSFLKESASAFSMTGTYRNLSNEIWDPHPQYNLNVFGRQLHLVLRQDSSFIHNHSMPRIRILEEGQERQEGEPEEEQDQRHLGCLYSGYVEDDPHSMVSVSLCGGMTGYIKTSFGALLIEPVNRTSSDEVLHRVYRKSHRNARQAVSQFELGLDAMVSQLEKAQKAKSPNLKRRKRHYNDEDNQVYTLEVLIAVDTSMERFHGPDLQSYIFILMSIVASIFADASIGNSIRISLVKLISLPNFNPQTKSSNEMLKHFCNYINKSNYGRDTAMLITREPICGNTPGSTCHMLGLAELGTVCTPSSCSLVQDTGLPTAFTMAHELGHILNMHHDDDDKCIPYVARRNNSKVLHIMSSVMGINMHPWSWSKCSRHYVSEFLEKTDKSCLETFVGRDIDYSKKQLPGEIYSLDQQCQLSFGNGFSYCPSGEECRRLWCNRTWGKTDDQCRSSNLPWADGTPCGSGGRWCQRGKCVSNKDGYEQQVNGGWGPWTPFTPCSLTCGGGVQESWRECSHPAPKNGGKYCTGSRKKYRSCNTHPCPPGSMDAREQQCYSMNGRDLNIPGVNPDTKWVPKYEKDACKLFCRMDMRVTYFMLKNTVTDGTSCAVDSFDKCVNGICRPAGCDNELNSIAKLDKCGVCEGRNDTCHEVTGNLRVSNLLGLNDGNDPKKTLYYVTRIPKGASNIMITQTSYPHQNYIVLSDDKDKNLLNGEPGIKTYPLKFVYAGVTMQYSGASSEVEQVNTTYSWKLSRDLIVQIISLDVSTDKSHDAILMSYSYTIDKAPDHDTVEIYRWEMQAPSNCDSLCEGRSHRQPACISITEGLKVAPQFCDKSAKPKVEERPCNTDCRLNLTVTSISECSAACGELGTREKTFSCVQTFTNMQRSNIVDMSYCKLKFDVAYHEECREGCWVLSDWSTCSKTCGTGSQQRKVECQLQGFPISEDVCNPRTKPQVNALIRVCNTESCPTYTESPNAVAVSNWVIGEWGECNDWCEKKRSVSCSNPYGIGCGNRKPKDVRKCCHIKYTSDWTECSVQCGEGVKRKKQTCTRVYKPDVPGTRKRRVYIDESFCLSRKVHRPKLRTTTKSCRINCKWNASDWRRCSADCSEEYQTRDVRCETWQGDGVEDKHCDVKKRPSKKRICSHCVRRQSKVVTQCNCEGVERRRDMCYSRKGRIQCPSRTKVERHRCTPPAHCRRRSAIGSSISSRPRSSSAITTTGSSNSRSLNTITNLRHQGGRARSCLELREMHGYNQDGNYQLEVRSRMVNVYCHQMASRTPSEYVNVDPQENYSIFYEYRTKQTTSCPPESRAHEYYNDQNSGRTHFSKLRLNITDLRIVDNDFQFAETRGLPQKLGSAGDCYNRIGQCPQGDFSINMKSTDFTIRPGTVWKTHGQYSVMKRISEFDTTSVMRRGFCGGYCGGCYIAPNSGLYLDVL, encoded by the exons GTCGTGCTGAAGAAGAGGTGTGAATGGTGGTTCTACAGGTACGAGTGCAGCCAAAAGATGTCCACCCACTGGAGGCAGCACGCCTGTCTGTATGCCTGCGGCATCGCCTTCCTGCTCTTCATGTGCATCATGTTCTTCCACGGCATGCCGAGTGGCTATAAAGTGCGAGAGGAGGTGGATCTGCCCCTGGGCAACCACTCGCTGAAGGAGCAGCATTTAGCCAAAGTCATCAGCATACCTCCTCCAGCCCCAGCAGAAACATTTAATACCGAAAAGTTTGGCAGCGACACTTTGGCGGAGCCAAACCCTCCCGACGGCCTCGAGgatctggaggaggaggagcacagCGCCTTCGTGACGCCCACCAAGGTCTACAACTACAGTCTCAGCGAGGGCGATCTGATCTACGAGTCGAAACGAAACAGCGATATCAACAGCTTTCTGAAAG agTCTGCATCGGCCTTCAGCATGACGGGAACGTATCGCAACCTGAGCAATGAGATCTGGGACCCACATCCGCAGTACAACCTGAATGTGTTTGGTCGCCAGTTGCATTTGGTGCTGCGACAGGACTCGTCCTTCATCCACAACCACTCGATGCCCCGCATTCGGATCCTGGAGGAGGGGCAGGAGAGGCAGGAGGGAGAGccagaggaggagcaggatcaACGGCACCTGGGCTGTCTGTACTCCGGCTACGTCGAGGACGATCCCCACTCCATGGTGTCCGTCTCGCTCTGCGGCGGAATG ACTGGTTATATCAAAACCAGTTTCGGCGCGCTGCTCATTGAGCCGGTGAACCGGACCAGCAGCGATGAGGTTTTGCACCGGGTCTATAGGAAGTCGCACCGCAACGCCAGACAGGCTGTCTCCCAGTTCGAGCTGGGCCTGGATGCCATGGTTAGCCAGCTGGAGAAGGCGCAGAAGGCCAAGTCCCCGAATTTAAAGCGACGAAAGCGCCACTACAACGACGAGGACAACCAGGTGTACACGTTGGAGGTCCTCATAGCGGTGGACACCAGCATGGAGCGATTCCACGGGCCCGATCTGCAGTCCTACATCTTCATCCTCATGTCGATCGTGGCCAGCATCTTTGCGGACGCCAGCATCGGCAACTCCATTCGCATATCGCTCGTCAAACTGATCAGCCTGCCCAATTTCAATCCCCAAACCAAGTCCAGCAACGAAATGCTGAAGCACTTTTGCAATTACATCAACAAATCGAACTACGGCAGGGACACGGCCATGTTGATAACGCG AGAACCTATCTGTGGCAACACGCCGGGCAGCACCTGCCACATGCTGGGTCTGGCCGAACTGGGCACTGTTTGCACTCCAAGTTCCTGCTCCCTCGTCCAGGACACAGGACTACCCACCGCTTTTACCATGGCCCACGAGCTGGGGCATAT cCTGAACATGCaccacgacgacgacgacaagtGCATTCCCTATGTGGCCAGGCGCAACAACAGCAAGGTGCTTCACATCATGTCCAGCGTGATGGGCATCAACATGCACCCTTGGTCGTGGTCCAAGTGCTCCCGCCACTATGTCTCCGAGTTTCTCGA GAAAACCGACAAGTCCTGCCTGGAGACCTTCGTGGGCAGGGACATTGACTACAGCAAAAAGCAGCTGCCCGGTGAGATCTACTCGCTGGACCAGCAGTGCCAGCTGAGCTTCGGCAACGGCTTCTCCTACTGCCCCTCGGGCGAGGAGTGCCGTCGGCTGTGGTGCAACCGGACGTGGGGCAAGACGGACGACCAGTGCCGCTCCAGCAATTTGCCCTGGGCAGATGGCACGCCCTGCGGCAGCGGTGGCCGCTGGTGCCAGCGGGGCAAGTGTGTGTCCAACAAGGATGGCTACGAGCAGCAGGTCAACGGTGGCTGGGGACCCTGGACGCCGTTCACTCCCTGCAGCTTGACCTGCGGCGGCGGAGTGCAGGAGTCGTGGCGGGAGTGCAGTCATCCTGCGCCGAAGAACGGCGGAAAGTACTGTACTGGAAGCAGGAAGAAGTACCGCTCCTGCAACACCCATCCGTGTCCGCCGGGCAGCATGGACGCCCGCGAACAGCAGTGCTACTCGATGAACGGACGCGACCTAAACATTCCGGGAGTCAACCCAGACACCAAGTGGGTGCCCAAATACGAAA AGGATGCTTGCAAGCTCTTCTGTCGCATGGACATGAGGGTCACCTACTTCATGCTTAAGAACACGGTCACCGACGGCACCTCCTGTGCGGTGGACAGCTTCGACAAGTGCGTCAATGGAATTTGCCGACCGGCGGGTTGCGACAACGAGCTGAACTCGATTGCCAAGTTGG ACAAGTGCGGCGTGTGCGAGGGCCGCAATGACACATGCCACGAGGTAACCGGAAATCTGCGAGTATCCAATCTCCTGGGGCTTAACGATGGGAATGACCCGAAAAAGACACTCTACTATGTGACGAGAATACCAAAAG GTGCCTCCAATATTATGATCACTCAGACTAGCTATCCCCACCAGAACTACATAGTGTTGAGCGATGACAAGGACAAAAACCTTCTTAACGGTGAGCCCGGCATTAAGACGTATCCCCTGAAGTTCGTCTATGCTGGTGTTACGATGCAATACTCCGGCGCCAGCAGTGAGGTGGAGCAGGTGAACACGACCTACTCATGGAAGTTGTCACGTGATCTAATAGTACAG ATCATTTCCCTTGACGTGAGTACGGACAAGAGTCACGACGCCATACTGATGTCCTACTCCTACACCATCGACAAGGCCCCGGATCACGATACGGTGGAGATCTATCGGTGGGAAATGCAGGCGCCCAGCAACTGTGATTCGCTCTGCGAGGGCAGAAGCCATCGGCAGCCGGCCTGCATTAGTATCACCGAGGGTCTGAAGGTTGCCCCGCAGTTTTGTGACAAGTCCGCTAAGCCCAAAGTCGAGGAACGACCCTGTAACACCGACTGCCGCCTCAA TCTCACTGTGACGAGCATTTCAGAGTGCTCGGCCGCCTGTGGAGAGCTGGGCACCCGCGAGAAGACCTTTTCCTGCGTTCAGACATTCACAAATATGCAGCGTTCGAATATTGTGGACATGTCCTATTGCAAACTGAAGTTCGATGTGGCCTATCACGAGGAGTGTCGCGAGGGCTGCTGGGTTCTATCGGATTGGTCAACG TGCTCCAAGACCTGTGGCACCGGTTCTCAGCAACGTAAGGTTGAGTGCCAGCTGCAGGGTTTCCCTATAAGCGAAGATGTGTGTAATCCCCGAACCAAGCCGCAAGTGAATGCTCTCATCAGGGTCTGCAACACAGAGTCCTGCCCCACATATACCGAATCACCT AATGCCGTGGCAGTTAGTAACTGGGTGATTGGAGAGTGGGGCGAGTGCAATGACTGGTGTGAGAAAAAGCGATCTGTGAGTTGTTCAAATCCCTATGGCATTGGCTGTGGGAACAGGAAGCCCAAGGACGTCCGCAAGTGCTGCCACATCAAGTACACCAGCGATTGGACAGAG tgtTCGGTGCAATGTGGCGAGGGCGTCAAGAGGAAGAAGCAGACCTGCACGCGGGTCTACAAACCAGATGTGCCTGGCACTCGCAAGCGTCGGGTTTACATCGATGAATCCTTCTGCTTGAGTCGCAAGGTGCATCGTCCCAAGCTGCGCACCACCACCAAGTCCTGTCGCATCAACTGCAAGTGGAATGCCTCGGACTGGAGAAGGTGTTCGGCAGACTGTTCGGAAGAGTACCAGACGAGGGATGTGCGATGCGAAACGTGGCAGGGTGATGGCGTGGAGGACAAGCATTGTGATGTCAAGAAGCGTCCTTCAAAGAAACGCATCTGCAGCCACTGCGTGCGCCGGCAGTCAAAGGTCGTGACACAg TGCAACTGCGAAGGCGTTGAGAGAAGGCGGGACATGTGCTACTCGCGCAAGGGTCGCATCCAATGTCCCAGTCGCACCAAAGTGGAGAGGCACCGCTGCACTCCACCGGCCCACTGCCGCAGGAGGAGCGCCATTGggagcagcatcagcagcagacCCAGGAGCAGTAGTGCCATTACCACCACTGGAAGCAGTAACAGCAGGAGCTTGAATACCATTACCAACTTAAGGCACCAGGGAGGAAGAGCCCGTAGCTGTTTGGAACTAAGAGAGATGCACGGCTATAATCAGGACGGAAACTATCAGCTGGAGGTCCGTTCGCGTATGGTGAACGTCTACTGCCACCAGATGGCCAGTAGGACGCCCAGCGAGTATGTGAACGTGGATCCGCAGGAGAACTACTCCATCTTCTACGAGTACAGGACGAAGCAAACGACCAGTTGTCCGCCGGAGTCGCGGGCCCACGAGTATTACAACGACCAGAACTCCGGAAGGACGCACTTTAGTAAACTTCGACTTAATATAACCGATCTGCGGATCGTGGACAATGACTTTCAGTTTGCCGAGACACGCGGATTGCCCCAGAAGCTGGGTTCAGCGGGCGATTGCTACAACCGCATCGGCCAGTGTCCGCAGGGCGACTTCTCCATCAACATGAAGAGCACCGACTTTACCATTCGACCGGGCACCGTGTGGAAGACGCACGGTCAATACTCGGTCATGAAGCGTATCAGTGAG TTCGATACCACATCGGTGATGCGGAGGGGATTCTGCGGAGGTTACTGCGGCGGTTGCTACATTGCGCCCAATTCGGGTCTCTACCTGGACGTATTATGA
- the AdamTS-A gene encoding A disintegrin and metalloproteinase with thrombospondin motifs 15 isoform X3: MSTHWRQHACLYACGIAFLLFMCIMFFHGMPSGYKVREEVDLPLGNHSLKEQHLAKVISIPPPAPAETFNTEKFGSDTLAEPNPPDGLEDLEEEEHSAFVTPTKVYNYSLSEGDLIYESKRNSDINSFLKESASAFSMTGTYRNLSNEIWDPHPQYNLNVFGRQLHLVLRQDSSFIHNHSMPRIRILEEGQERQEGEPEEEQDQRHLGCLYSGYVEDDPHSMVSVSLCGGMTGYIKTSFGALLIEPVNRTSSDEVLHRVYRKSHRNARQAVSQFELGLDAMVSQLEKAQKAKSPNLKRRKRHYNDEDNQVYTLEVLIAVDTSMERFHGPDLQSYIFILMSIVASIFADASIGNSIRISLVKLISLPNFNPQTKSSNEMLKHFCNYINKSNYGRDTAMLITREPICGNTPGSTCHMLGLAELGTVCTPSSCSLVQDTGLPTAFTMAHELGHILNMHHDDDDKCIPYVARRNNSKVLHIMSSVMGINMHPWSWSKCSRHYVSEFLEKTDKSCLETFVGRDIDYSKKQLPGEIYSLDQQCQLSFGNGFSYCPSGEECRRLWCNRTWGKTDDQCRSSNLPWADGTPCGSGGRWCQRGKCVSNKDGYEQQVNGGWGPWTPFTPCSLTCGGGVQESWRECSHPAPKNGGKYCTGSRKKYRSCNTHPCPPGSMDAREQQCYSMNGRDLNIPGVNPDTKWVPKYEKDACKLFCRMDMRVTYFMLKNTVTDGTSCAVDSFDKCVNGICRPAGCDNELNSIAKLDKCGVCEGRNDTCHEVTGNLRVSNLLGLNDGNDPKKTLYYVTRIPKGASNIMITQTSYPHQNYIVLSDDKDKNLLNGEPGIKTYPLKFVYAGVTMQYSGASSEVEQVNTTYSWKLSRDLIVQIISLDVSTDKSHDAILMSYSYTIDKAPDHDTVEIYRWEMQAPSNCDSLCEGRSHRQPACISITEGLKVAPQFCDKSAKPKVEERPCNTDCRLNLTVTSISECSAACGELGTREKTFSCVQTFTNMQRSNIVDMSYCKLKFDVAYHEECREGCWVLSDWSTCSKTCGTGSQQRKVECQLQGFPISEDVCNPRTKPQVNALIRVCNTESCPTYTESPNAVAVSNWVIGEWGECNDWCEKKRSVSCSNPYGIGCGNRKPKDVRKCCHIKYTSDWTECSVQCGEGVKRKKQTCTRVYKPDVPGTRKRRVYIDESFCLSRKVHRPKLRTTTKSCRINCKWNASDWRRCSADCSEEYQTRDVRCETWQGDGVEDKHCDVKKRPSKKRICSHCVRRQSKVVTQCNCEGVERRRDMCYSRKGRIQCPSRTKVERHRCTPPAHCRRRSAIGSSISSRPRSSSAITTTGSSNSRSLNTITNLRHQGGRARSCLELREMHGYNQDGNYQLEVRSRMVNVYCHQMASRTPSEYVNVDPQENYSIFYEYRTKQTTSCPPESRAHEYYNDQNSGRTHFSKLRLNITDLRIVDNDFQFAETRGLPQKLGSAGDCYNRIGQCPQGDFSINMKSTDFTIRPGTVWKTHGQYSVMKRISEFDTTSVMRRGFCGGYCGGCYIAPNSGLYLDVL; encoded by the exons ATGTCCACCCACTGGAGGCAGCACGCCTGTCTGTATGCCTGCGGCATCGCCTTCCTGCTCTTCATGTGCATCATGTTCTTCCACGGCATGCCGAGTGGCTATAAAGTGCGAGAGGAGGTGGATCTGCCCCTGGGCAACCACTCGCTGAAGGAGCAGCATTTAGCCAAAGTCATCAGCATACCTCCTCCAGCCCCAGCAGAAACATTTAATACCGAAAAGTTTGGCAGCGACACTTTGGCGGAGCCAAACCCTCCCGACGGCCTCGAGgatctggaggaggaggagcacagCGCCTTCGTGACGCCCACCAAGGTCTACAACTACAGTCTCAGCGAGGGCGATCTGATCTACGAGTCGAAACGAAACAGCGATATCAACAGCTTTCTGAAAG agTCTGCATCGGCCTTCAGCATGACGGGAACGTATCGCAACCTGAGCAATGAGATCTGGGACCCACATCCGCAGTACAACCTGAATGTGTTTGGTCGCCAGTTGCATTTGGTGCTGCGACAGGACTCGTCCTTCATCCACAACCACTCGATGCCCCGCATTCGGATCCTGGAGGAGGGGCAGGAGAGGCAGGAGGGAGAGccagaggaggagcaggatcaACGGCACCTGGGCTGTCTGTACTCCGGCTACGTCGAGGACGATCCCCACTCCATGGTGTCCGTCTCGCTCTGCGGCGGAATG ACTGGTTATATCAAAACCAGTTTCGGCGCGCTGCTCATTGAGCCGGTGAACCGGACCAGCAGCGATGAGGTTTTGCACCGGGTCTATAGGAAGTCGCACCGCAACGCCAGACAGGCTGTCTCCCAGTTCGAGCTGGGCCTGGATGCCATGGTTAGCCAGCTGGAGAAGGCGCAGAAGGCCAAGTCCCCGAATTTAAAGCGACGAAAGCGCCACTACAACGACGAGGACAACCAGGTGTACACGTTGGAGGTCCTCATAGCGGTGGACACCAGCATGGAGCGATTCCACGGGCCCGATCTGCAGTCCTACATCTTCATCCTCATGTCGATCGTGGCCAGCATCTTTGCGGACGCCAGCATCGGCAACTCCATTCGCATATCGCTCGTCAAACTGATCAGCCTGCCCAATTTCAATCCCCAAACCAAGTCCAGCAACGAAATGCTGAAGCACTTTTGCAATTACATCAACAAATCGAACTACGGCAGGGACACGGCCATGTTGATAACGCG AGAACCTATCTGTGGCAACACGCCGGGCAGCACCTGCCACATGCTGGGTCTGGCCGAACTGGGCACTGTTTGCACTCCAAGTTCCTGCTCCCTCGTCCAGGACACAGGACTACCCACCGCTTTTACCATGGCCCACGAGCTGGGGCATAT cCTGAACATGCaccacgacgacgacgacaagtGCATTCCCTATGTGGCCAGGCGCAACAACAGCAAGGTGCTTCACATCATGTCCAGCGTGATGGGCATCAACATGCACCCTTGGTCGTGGTCCAAGTGCTCCCGCCACTATGTCTCCGAGTTTCTCGA GAAAACCGACAAGTCCTGCCTGGAGACCTTCGTGGGCAGGGACATTGACTACAGCAAAAAGCAGCTGCCCGGTGAGATCTACTCGCTGGACCAGCAGTGCCAGCTGAGCTTCGGCAACGGCTTCTCCTACTGCCCCTCGGGCGAGGAGTGCCGTCGGCTGTGGTGCAACCGGACGTGGGGCAAGACGGACGACCAGTGCCGCTCCAGCAATTTGCCCTGGGCAGATGGCACGCCCTGCGGCAGCGGTGGCCGCTGGTGCCAGCGGGGCAAGTGTGTGTCCAACAAGGATGGCTACGAGCAGCAGGTCAACGGTGGCTGGGGACCCTGGACGCCGTTCACTCCCTGCAGCTTGACCTGCGGCGGCGGAGTGCAGGAGTCGTGGCGGGAGTGCAGTCATCCTGCGCCGAAGAACGGCGGAAAGTACTGTACTGGAAGCAGGAAGAAGTACCGCTCCTGCAACACCCATCCGTGTCCGCCGGGCAGCATGGACGCCCGCGAACAGCAGTGCTACTCGATGAACGGACGCGACCTAAACATTCCGGGAGTCAACCCAGACACCAAGTGGGTGCCCAAATACGAAA AGGATGCTTGCAAGCTCTTCTGTCGCATGGACATGAGGGTCACCTACTTCATGCTTAAGAACACGGTCACCGACGGCACCTCCTGTGCGGTGGACAGCTTCGACAAGTGCGTCAATGGAATTTGCCGACCGGCGGGTTGCGACAACGAGCTGAACTCGATTGCCAAGTTGG ACAAGTGCGGCGTGTGCGAGGGCCGCAATGACACATGCCACGAGGTAACCGGAAATCTGCGAGTATCCAATCTCCTGGGGCTTAACGATGGGAATGACCCGAAAAAGACACTCTACTATGTGACGAGAATACCAAAAG GTGCCTCCAATATTATGATCACTCAGACTAGCTATCCCCACCAGAACTACATAGTGTTGAGCGATGACAAGGACAAAAACCTTCTTAACGGTGAGCCCGGCATTAAGACGTATCCCCTGAAGTTCGTCTATGCTGGTGTTACGATGCAATACTCCGGCGCCAGCAGTGAGGTGGAGCAGGTGAACACGACCTACTCATGGAAGTTGTCACGTGATCTAATAGTACAG ATCATTTCCCTTGACGTGAGTACGGACAAGAGTCACGACGCCATACTGATGTCCTACTCCTACACCATCGACAAGGCCCCGGATCACGATACGGTGGAGATCTATCGGTGGGAAATGCAGGCGCCCAGCAACTGTGATTCGCTCTGCGAGGGCAGAAGCCATCGGCAGCCGGCCTGCATTAGTATCACCGAGGGTCTGAAGGTTGCCCCGCAGTTTTGTGACAAGTCCGCTAAGCCCAAAGTCGAGGAACGACCCTGTAACACCGACTGCCGCCTCAA TCTCACTGTGACGAGCATTTCAGAGTGCTCGGCCGCCTGTGGAGAGCTGGGCACCCGCGAGAAGACCTTTTCCTGCGTTCAGACATTCACAAATATGCAGCGTTCGAATATTGTGGACATGTCCTATTGCAAACTGAAGTTCGATGTGGCCTATCACGAGGAGTGTCGCGAGGGCTGCTGGGTTCTATCGGATTGGTCAACG TGCTCCAAGACCTGTGGCACCGGTTCTCAGCAACGTAAGGTTGAGTGCCAGCTGCAGGGTTTCCCTATAAGCGAAGATGTGTGTAATCCCCGAACCAAGCCGCAAGTGAATGCTCTCATCAGGGTCTGCAACACAGAGTCCTGCCCCACATATACCGAATCACCT AATGCCGTGGCAGTTAGTAACTGGGTGATTGGAGAGTGGGGCGAGTGCAATGACTGGTGTGAGAAAAAGCGATCTGTGAGTTGTTCAAATCCCTATGGCATTGGCTGTGGGAACAGGAAGCCCAAGGACGTCCGCAAGTGCTGCCACATCAAGTACACCAGCGATTGGACAGAG tgtTCGGTGCAATGTGGCGAGGGCGTCAAGAGGAAGAAGCAGACCTGCACGCGGGTCTACAAACCAGATGTGCCTGGCACTCGCAAGCGTCGGGTTTACATCGATGAATCCTTCTGCTTGAGTCGCAAGGTGCATCGTCCCAAGCTGCGCACCACCACCAAGTCCTGTCGCATCAACTGCAAGTGGAATGCCTCGGACTGGAGAAGGTGTTCGGCAGACTGTTCGGAAGAGTACCAGACGAGGGATGTGCGATGCGAAACGTGGCAGGGTGATGGCGTGGAGGACAAGCATTGTGATGTCAAGAAGCGTCCTTCAAAGAAACGCATCTGCAGCCACTGCGTGCGCCGGCAGTCAAAGGTCGTGACACAg TGCAACTGCGAAGGCGTTGAGAGAAGGCGGGACATGTGCTACTCGCGCAAGGGTCGCATCCAATGTCCCAGTCGCACCAAAGTGGAGAGGCACCGCTGCACTCCACCGGCCCACTGCCGCAGGAGGAGCGCCATTGggagcagcatcagcagcagacCCAGGAGCAGTAGTGCCATTACCACCACTGGAAGCAGTAACAGCAGGAGCTTGAATACCATTACCAACTTAAGGCACCAGGGAGGAAGAGCCCGTAGCTGTTTGGAACTAAGAGAGATGCACGGCTATAATCAGGACGGAAACTATCAGCTGGAGGTCCGTTCGCGTATGGTGAACGTCTACTGCCACCAGATGGCCAGTAGGACGCCCAGCGAGTATGTGAACGTGGATCCGCAGGAGAACTACTCCATCTTCTACGAGTACAGGACGAAGCAAACGACCAGTTGTCCGCCGGAGTCGCGGGCCCACGAGTATTACAACGACCAGAACTCCGGAAGGACGCACTTTAGTAAACTTCGACTTAATATAACCGATCTGCGGATCGTGGACAATGACTTTCAGTTTGCCGAGACACGCGGATTGCCCCAGAAGCTGGGTTCAGCGGGCGATTGCTACAACCGCATCGGCCAGTGTCCGCAGGGCGACTTCTCCATCAACATGAAGAGCACCGACTTTACCATTCGACCGGGCACCGTGTGGAAGACGCACGGTCAATACTCGGTCATGAAGCGTATCAGTGAG TTCGATACCACATCGGTGATGCGGAGGGGATTCTGCGGAGGTTACTGCGGCGGTTGCTACATTGCGCCCAATTCGGGTCTCTACCTGGACGTATTATGA